In one window of Arthrobacter pascens DNA:
- the ngcE gene encoding N-acetylglucosamine/diacetylchitobiose ABC transporter substrate-binding protein produces the protein MNNQNKPLERRRFLGGVLAAAVLVPMGGSLASCAGGGGGTTSGPSGAVSDTNPFGMADNSTIDAVIFKGGYGIDYATYAGELVQKTHPGTTAKVAASTNIAQELQPRFVGGNPPDLIDNSGANLIGINTILSQLEDLNSVVNAKNLEGKVIKDTLYPGVLAPGTFGDKLGAINYVLTVFAMWYSASLFEKNGWTVPKTWDEMLALGEKAKGQGKYLFCWGKEAATYYLELAIASAIKEGGDDVRLALDNLKENCWSHPAVQSVLTAMEKIVKAGYVKPGGSGTAFTAAQAQWIHDEAAILYPSGSWIENEMKDQTLPDFKLTGAPVPTVSSGSKFPYTALHSAAAEAFIVPSQAKNVAGGKEMLRVMLSKDAATNFAQKQLASTIVKGTIPADGFGSTALVSQTKMLDAAGDDIFTWGFVDVYGMNKDLLVVWNTFLDGKSDVATLTSEMQKITDKVRNDSSVSKVEVK, from the coding sequence ATGAACAACCAAAATAAGCCCTTGGAACGCCGGCGCTTCCTCGGCGGCGTCCTCGCCGCCGCGGTCCTGGTACCCATGGGAGGCTCATTGGCCTCCTGCGCCGGGGGAGGTGGCGGCACAACATCCGGACCAAGTGGAGCGGTGTCGGACACGAACCCCTTTGGCATGGCCGATAATTCCACAATTGACGCCGTGATCTTCAAGGGCGGCTATGGCATTGACTACGCCACCTACGCCGGGGAACTGGTCCAAAAGACCCACCCGGGAACAACGGCCAAGGTCGCCGCGTCAACGAATATCGCCCAGGAACTGCAACCGCGATTCGTCGGCGGCAACCCGCCGGACCTTATCGACAACTCCGGCGCCAACCTGATCGGTATCAACACCATCCTTTCGCAGCTCGAAGACCTCAACTCAGTCGTGAACGCGAAGAACCTCGAGGGCAAGGTCATCAAGGACACCCTCTACCCCGGCGTCCTCGCTCCGGGGACCTTCGGGGACAAGCTCGGCGCAATCAACTACGTCCTGACCGTCTTCGCCATGTGGTACTCGGCGTCCCTCTTCGAAAAGAACGGCTGGACAGTGCCGAAGACGTGGGATGAAATGCTCGCCCTCGGGGAGAAGGCAAAAGGCCAGGGCAAGTACCTCTTCTGCTGGGGCAAAGAAGCGGCGACCTACTACCTTGAACTGGCCATCGCCTCCGCGATCAAGGAAGGGGGCGACGACGTCCGCCTCGCCCTGGACAACCTCAAGGAGAACTGCTGGTCGCATCCGGCGGTGCAAAGCGTCCTCACGGCCATGGAAAAGATCGTCAAGGCCGGTTACGTGAAGCCAGGCGGATCGGGCACCGCGTTCACCGCGGCGCAGGCCCAATGGATCCACGACGAGGCCGCCATTCTCTACCCCTCCGGTTCCTGGATCGAAAATGAAATGAAGGACCAGACGCTGCCTGACTTCAAACTCACCGGAGCGCCGGTCCCGACGGTTAGCAGCGGATCAAAGTTCCCTTACACCGCCCTGCACAGCGCCGCTGCCGAGGCGTTCATTGTTCCCTCCCAGGCGAAGAACGTTGCCGGCGGCAAGGAAATGCTGCGCGTCATGCTGTCCAAGGACGCTGCCACCAATTTCGCCCAGAAGCAGCTGGCCTCGACGATCGTCAAGGGCACCATTCCGGCGGACGGCTTCGGGTCGACGGCCCTGGTGTCGCAGACCAAGATGCTCGATGCCGCCGGGGACGATATCTTCACCTGGGGCTTCGTGGACGTCTACGGCATGAACAAGGACCTGCTCGTGGTCTGGAACACGTTCCTGGACGGCAAGTCCGACGTCGCTACCCTGACCTCGGAAATGCAGAAGATCACGGACAAGGTCCGCAACGACAGCTCGGTCAGTAAGGTCGAAGTGAAATGA
- a CDS encoding SIS domain-containing protein — MSVSVRTSDLVQAYTREVTSRLEELSGQAASGSLDDAIELLTSALDKGGVIQAFGTGHSEAFAMEIAGRAGGLIPTNRIALRDVVLRGTYDVGVLTGSSLERDPSVVNELFALSPVGPEDVFVIASNSGVNGSIVGLALLAKAKGHKVIAVTSMAHTLKVEPKHPSGKRLCDVADVVIDNTAPFGDAVLEMPDGINVGAVSSITAAFIAQLLTIGTANRIAEEGRKPPVYISANIPGGDDHNQALEDLYKDRIRRDA; from the coding sequence TTGTCTGTTTCAGTCCGCACTTCCGACCTGGTCCAGGCCTACACCCGGGAAGTCACCTCACGCCTGGAGGAGCTTTCCGGCCAGGCAGCGTCAGGAAGCCTTGATGATGCCATCGAGCTTCTCACCTCAGCCCTCGACAAGGGAGGTGTCATCCAGGCCTTCGGCACCGGGCATTCCGAAGCCTTCGCCATGGAGATCGCCGGCCGTGCGGGCGGCCTGATCCCCACCAACAGGATCGCCCTGCGTGATGTGGTCCTGCGCGGGACGTACGACGTCGGGGTCCTCACCGGATCTTCGCTCGAGCGCGACCCGTCAGTGGTCAACGAACTGTTCGCCCTTTCCCCGGTCGGGCCCGAGGACGTGTTCGTTATTGCCTCAAATTCGGGGGTAAACGGCTCCATCGTGGGCCTCGCCCTCCTGGCAAAGGCGAAAGGACACAAGGTGATCGCCGTCACCAGCATGGCGCACACACTGAAGGTCGAACCGAAACATCCCAGCGGCAAGCGCCTGTGCGACGTCGCCGACGTCGTCATCGACAACACTGCACCGTTTGGTGACGCCGTGCTTGAAATGCCGGACGGCATAAACGTCGGCGCGGTCTCATCCATCACCGCCGCTTTCATTGCCCAGCTGCTCACTATCGGCACCGCGAACCGGATTGCCGAAGAAGGCAGGAAGCCTCCTGTCTACATCTCAGCCAACATCCCCGGCGGCGATGACCACAACCAAGCCCTCGAAGACCTCTATAAGGACCGGATCCGGCGCGACGCCTGA
- a CDS encoding MurR/RpiR family transcriptional regulator, whose product MTPTPPAPSSAGRAVGVVNRIRTRLPEMSGAMVKIAEFLLEHPHAPLDASIGDLAKQTGTSPATITRFCRQIGYQGYAPFRVSIATEVGRVSARDSWKIDIGRAFGPDDSPAEVLSTLMNAHTRSLQETAAMMDLELLKRIAEKIATSSHVDIYGVGGSAMLAEEMHARLYRIGINSHHWSEVHVGLTSAAIQDENCVAIGISNTGRTEETIQMLRQARLSGALTVALSNNPSSPLAEAADLRIITSVHEHFLQPDDLSAKHVQLLVLDLLYLLVAQHDFQRSTANLAASAQAVAAHRRPHRGPARNRTPEPALSGPHDQS is encoded by the coding sequence GTGACGCCCACCCCTCCAGCACCATCGTCCGCGGGCCGGGCTGTGGGCGTCGTGAACCGCATCCGCACCCGCCTGCCGGAAATGTCAGGCGCCATGGTGAAGATTGCCGAGTTCCTGCTGGAGCACCCGCACGCACCGCTCGACGCCTCGATCGGGGACCTGGCGAAGCAGACTGGGACCTCGCCGGCCACGATCACCCGCTTTTGCCGCCAGATCGGCTACCAGGGCTACGCCCCGTTCCGGGTCAGTATCGCCACCGAGGTCGGGCGGGTCTCGGCCCGTGATTCATGGAAGATCGATATCGGGCGCGCTTTTGGCCCCGATGACTCGCCGGCCGAAGTCCTCAGCACGCTCATGAACGCCCACACGCGCTCGCTGCAGGAGACCGCGGCCATGATGGATCTGGAGTTACTGAAACGGATTGCCGAAAAGATCGCGACCAGCAGCCATGTGGATATCTACGGAGTCGGCGGAAGCGCCATGCTGGCCGAGGAAATGCACGCACGCCTGTACCGGATCGGCATCAACAGCCATCACTGGTCAGAAGTGCACGTCGGCCTGACGAGTGCGGCCATCCAGGACGAGAATTGCGTCGCGATCGGCATATCCAACACCGGACGCACCGAGGAAACCATCCAGATGCTCCGCCAGGCCCGGCTTTCGGGGGCCCTGACCGTGGCTTTGAGCAACAACCCGTCATCCCCGCTTGCAGAGGCCGCTGACCTCCGGATCATCACATCCGTCCACGAACATTTCCTGCAGCCTGACGATCTGTCGGCCAAACACGTCCAGTTGCTGGTCCTGGACCTGCTGTACCTGCTGGTCGCCCAGCACGATTTCCAACGGTCCACAGCCAATCTCGCCGCGTCCGCGCAAGCCGTGGCCGCACATCGCCGGCCGCATCGGGGACCGGCCAGGAACCGAACGCCGGAACCGGCATTGTCCGGCCCCCACGACCAAAGCTAG
- a CDS encoding N-acetylglucosamine kinase: protein MGERVRVQRILAIDAGGTSTRAAVVDASGLCLGYGIAGGGNPVSDGYDQAVTAVADAAEKAVAESRAARHTISPTLVAMAGAGPRMQQTPIAERLVALGLDGDVDIEADLLAMFHSGTHQSSGSVLVAGTGSVAARITAGRLDLVSDGAGWLLGDTGSGYWIGHRVARAVVASLDGRGPGTALTALLLSELHLEETPERMHGRPRAMLDLIDALYKLRPVGLSRFAPLAFKACGQDPVASQIVTDAASALAGTLNAVRDHRLQGPVVIGGSVARAALAAPPAVAAPLRAALGSEEVIQVEDGLIGAAVLGLRRAGIQVDQEVFRRLQQTVGPLREAAGPGTKTQPTT, encoded by the coding sequence ATGGGTGAGCGGGTAAGGGTGCAGAGGATTCTGGCGATAGACGCGGGCGGCACGTCTACCCGGGCAGCAGTCGTGGATGCGTCCGGACTGTGCCTCGGGTATGGAATCGCGGGCGGCGGAAACCCTGTGTCCGACGGGTACGACCAGGCCGTTACCGCCGTCGCCGACGCCGCGGAAAAGGCTGTCGCCGAGTCGCGCGCGGCGCGCCACACGATTTCCCCAACCCTGGTCGCGATGGCCGGCGCCGGTCCCCGCATGCAGCAGACTCCCATTGCCGAGAGGCTCGTGGCGCTAGGTCTTGACGGGGACGTGGACATCGAGGCGGACCTTCTGGCCATGTTCCATTCGGGCACGCACCAGTCGTCCGGATCCGTCCTCGTGGCGGGTACAGGCTCGGTCGCGGCGCGAATCACAGCGGGCCGCCTCGACCTGGTATCCGACGGAGCCGGCTGGCTCCTGGGTGACACCGGCTCCGGCTACTGGATTGGCCACCGGGTGGCACGTGCCGTTGTCGCGTCCCTCGATGGCCGCGGGCCCGGGACCGCCCTCACCGCTTTGCTGCTCAGTGAACTGCACCTGGAGGAGACGCCGGAGCGGATGCACGGGCGTCCCCGCGCCATGCTTGACCTGATAGACGCTCTCTACAAGCTCCGACCGGTCGGGCTCTCGCGCTTCGCGCCGCTCGCTTTCAAGGCGTGCGGGCAGGACCCGGTGGCCTCGCAGATCGTGACGGACGCAGCCTCAGCCCTGGCCGGCACCCTCAACGCCGTGCGCGACCACCGGCTGCAAGGGCCCGTGGTGATCGGCGGAAGTGTTGCACGCGCAGCGCTGGCAGCCCCTCCGGCCGTTGCCGCCCCGCTCCGCGCAGCCTTGGGAAGTGAGGAGGTCATCCAGGTGGAAGACGGCCTCATCGGCGCGGCAGTGCTTGGCCTGAGGCGGGCCGGAATACAAGTGGACCAGGAGGTATTCCGGCGGCTGCAACAGACCGTAGGCCCTCTCCGGGAAGCGGCTGGCCCTGGAACGAAGACACAGCCGACAACATGA
- the nagB gene encoding glucosamine-6-phosphate deaminase — protein sequence MEIVIVKDRAMVGRHAAGLIEQTVKSRPAAVLGLATGSSPLPVYEALEGKNLDWTDVSGFALDEYVDIPARHPQSYASVIRREVVDRLGLDGRRVHVPDGRASDLDAAARQFDGAIRETGGVDLQLLGIGTNGHVGFNEPGSSFASRTRVAALTANTREANSRFFDSVHQVPTHCITQGLGTILEARRLVLVADGTHKAEAVARAVEGPVTSMCPASAIQLHPWATVVIDEAAAAKLTMQDYYRQPASPVRTETGALR from the coding sequence TTGGAAATAGTGATTGTCAAAGACCGTGCCATGGTCGGCCGGCACGCAGCCGGCCTCATCGAACAAACGGTGAAGAGCAGACCGGCCGCGGTTCTGGGCCTTGCTACCGGGTCATCACCCCTACCGGTCTATGAGGCGCTCGAAGGCAAGAACCTGGACTGGACGGACGTGTCCGGTTTCGCGCTCGATGAATATGTGGACATCCCTGCCCGGCACCCCCAGAGCTACGCGTCCGTCATCCGACGCGAAGTCGTGGACCGTCTTGGACTCGACGGACGCCGGGTCCATGTTCCGGACGGGCGCGCCAGCGATCTCGATGCGGCGGCGCGGCAGTTCGACGGGGCGATCCGGGAAACAGGGGGAGTGGACCTGCAGCTTCTTGGAATCGGAACCAACGGCCATGTGGGATTCAATGAGCCCGGCTCCTCGTTCGCCTCCCGCACCAGGGTTGCGGCCCTGACGGCAAACACGCGTGAGGCCAACTCCCGCTTCTTTGACTCCGTGCACCAAGTGCCCACACACTGCATCACCCAGGGGCTGGGCACCATCCTGGAAGCTCGACGGCTGGTCCTCGTAGCCGACGGGACGCACAAGGCCGAAGCCGTGGCACGGGCCGTGGAAGGACCTGTCACCAGCATGTGCCCGGCGTCCGCGATCCAGCTGCACCCCTGGGCGACCGTGGTGATCGACGAGGCAGCGGCAGCCAAGCTGACAATGCAGGACTACTACCGCCAGCCGGCCAGTCCTGTCCGGACCGAAACCGGTGCTCTGCGATGA
- a CDS encoding N-acetylglucosamine-6-phosphate deacetylase produces MTAPRTLIAGRILTGSMGLDQGLLVIDGGRITYAGPENEYARQMPADIHRLAPDTMVLPGLVDLHCHGGFGTDFPSAGQEAARNAIGCLHRSGTTTLLASLVTASREDLLRAVSSFSALAAEGLIAGIHLEGPFLSRDRCGAQNPEWIRDPDLDLADELISAARGTVRTMTYAPELPRAAELVDLLISRGVVPSIGHTDADAVTTRHFLLRAHRQMSNADAGADSSAGTGAGGVRTGTVTHLFNGMPPIHHRSPGPVPACLQAAAAGKAVIELIADDTHLDPGIVSAVFDLVGAGNIALVTDSMAAAGLADGTYALGPSTVQVHDGVARLSTNGAIAGGTATMLDVLQRTVAAGVAAQDAVRAASATPARILGLSGEVGELRPGLRADLITVTTGFQLQAVMRSGAWLEPLHPRTP; encoded by the coding sequence ATGACGGCGCCCCGGACACTGATCGCTGGCCGGATCCTGACCGGCAGCATGGGGCTGGACCAGGGCCTGCTGGTGATCGACGGAGGCCGCATCACCTACGCCGGCCCGGAAAACGAATACGCCCGGCAGATGCCGGCTGACATCCACCGCCTGGCTCCGGACACCATGGTGCTGCCCGGGCTGGTCGACCTGCACTGCCACGGCGGCTTCGGAACGGACTTCCCTTCCGCCGGGCAGGAAGCGGCGAGGAACGCCATCGGCTGCCTCCACCGCAGCGGCACCACCACCCTGCTCGCAAGCCTCGTCACGGCGTCCAGGGAGGACCTGCTGCGCGCCGTCTCATCGTTCAGCGCACTGGCGGCCGAGGGCTTGATCGCCGGCATCCATCTCGAGGGTCCGTTCCTCTCCCGGGACAGGTGCGGAGCCCAGAACCCGGAATGGATCCGCGACCCGGATCTTGACCTGGCGGATGAGCTCATTTCGGCCGCGCGCGGCACGGTAAGGACCATGACCTACGCACCCGAGCTGCCCCGCGCCGCCGAGCTGGTCGATCTGCTGATATCGCGCGGAGTGGTCCCGTCCATTGGACATACCGACGCCGACGCCGTCACCACGCGCCATTTCCTGCTCCGCGCCCACCGGCAGATGTCCAACGCCGACGCCGGCGCCGACAGCAGCGCCGGCACCGGCGCCGGAGGGGTGAGGACCGGGACTGTCACCCACCTCTTTAACGGGATGCCTCCCATCCATCACCGCTCGCCGGGACCCGTGCCCGCCTGCCTCCAGGCGGCAGCGGCCGGAAAAGCCGTCATCGAACTCATCGCCGATGATACCCACCTCGATCCCGGGATCGTCTCCGCGGTCTTCGACCTCGTCGGCGCCGGGAACATTGCCCTGGTCACGGATTCGATGGCCGCCGCGGGCCTGGCGGACGGCACCTACGCACTCGGGCCGTCAACAGTCCAGGTCCACGACGGTGTGGCCCGGCTGAGCACTAATGGCGCCATTGCCGGTGGCACTGCCACCATGCTCGACGTCCTGCAACGAACTGTCGCAGCTGGCGTGGCGGCGCAGGACGCCGTGCGCGCTGCATCCGCCACGCCAGCCCGCATCCTCGGGCTCTCCGGCGAAGTAGGTGAGCTGCGGCCAGGACTCCGTGCAGACCTGATCACAGTCACCACCGGTTTCCAGCTCCAGGCCGTCATGCGGTCCGGAGCGTGGCTCGAGCCGCTTCATCCCCGGACACCCTGA
- a CDS encoding DUF5107 domain-containing protein, translating to MTTVSIGQRTIMMSDQGPLNPLPMLGAPPESPYKITGELPREILEGSAYGYPRNLYPYQLQDGYGRTRSARSLQTVVLENGRLRAVFLPGLGGRLWELTDKGTGKNLLYTPTSIQFANLALRNAWFAGGIEWNIGTRGHSPTTCSPLHASILTNAQGQDVLRMWEFERLREVVFQIDAWLPPDSPVLYVAIRVRNPNDTEVPMYWWTNAAVPENPASRVIAPAGSAFATSYTGDVSRVDPTNDGGADCTWPVNNARARDFFFDISTEKQPWILQADGDGDGLAMLSSQALRGRKLFVWGQGRGGRRWQEWLSPEGGAYAEIQAGLAQTQFQHLVMPGGAEWTWVEAYGNARVDPRIAHAADWSAAVDHCGRRVQALQDGGSVEAAHQAASGWADHEPQRRVGTGSGWGAVESIRRRRGRIPWPEQSGTPFETETISEDERPWLDLLEGKGFGGADTFVNGTDWEVLLEQCPHDAPALLHRAFIKHARGELDDARVLYLASLELAETAQAHRGVALADLSQGRTGEGLAQYATACSLEPESSALLAEGLTAFLGADDAQGALGLLRQTGHPATRQGRIGFLEAAALAGVGKTEEAAALLKAGLEVADLREGENPILDLWQQVCPNEEVPARYQFSMA from the coding sequence ATGACAACCGTGAGCATCGGGCAACGGACCATCATGATGTCCGATCAAGGACCGCTGAATCCACTCCCGATGCTCGGTGCTCCGCCGGAGAGCCCCTACAAGATCACCGGTGAGCTCCCCCGGGAGATTCTCGAAGGCTCCGCCTACGGATATCCCCGCAACCTTTACCCCTACCAGTTGCAGGACGGTTACGGCCGGACCAGGTCAGCACGCAGCCTCCAGACTGTAGTGCTCGAGAACGGGAGGCTCCGGGCAGTGTTCCTCCCCGGGCTCGGCGGCAGGCTGTGGGAATTAACTGATAAAGGTACCGGCAAGAACCTGCTCTACACCCCGACCAGCATCCAGTTCGCCAACCTGGCTTTACGTAACGCGTGGTTTGCCGGCGGAATCGAATGGAATATCGGCACCCGCGGACATTCGCCCACCACCTGCAGTCCGCTGCACGCAAGCATCCTCACCAACGCCCAAGGCCAGGATGTGCTGCGGATGTGGGAGTTCGAAAGGCTTCGCGAGGTCGTTTTCCAGATCGACGCGTGGCTGCCGCCCGACTCGCCAGTACTGTATGTAGCCATCCGGGTGAGAAACCCGAACGATACGGAAGTGCCAATGTACTGGTGGACGAACGCTGCAGTTCCGGAAAATCCCGCCAGCCGCGTGATAGCACCCGCCGGTTCGGCCTTCGCCACCAGTTACACCGGCGACGTGTCCCGGGTGGACCCCACGAACGACGGCGGCGCTGACTGCACGTGGCCGGTGAACAACGCCCGTGCCCGCGACTTCTTCTTTGACATCTCCACGGAAAAGCAGCCATGGATCCTGCAGGCGGACGGTGACGGCGACGGCCTGGCGATGCTGTCCAGCCAAGCCCTGCGGGGACGCAAGCTCTTTGTCTGGGGCCAGGGGCGGGGCGGGCGGCGCTGGCAGGAATGGCTTAGCCCGGAGGGGGGAGCGTACGCCGAAATTCAGGCGGGACTGGCCCAGACCCAGTTCCAGCATCTCGTCATGCCCGGAGGGGCCGAATGGACCTGGGTGGAAGCCTACGGAAACGCCCGGGTTGACCCGCGCATCGCGCATGCCGCCGACTGGTCCGCAGCTGTGGACCATTGCGGCCGCCGGGTGCAGGCATTGCAGGATGGCGGCTCCGTGGAGGCCGCACACCAAGCGGCATCCGGCTGGGCCGACCACGAACCCCAGCGAAGGGTCGGGACGGGAAGCGGCTGGGGCGCCGTCGAATCCATCCGGCGGCGCCGGGGCCGGATCCCCTGGCCGGAACAATCAGGAACGCCGTTCGAAACGGAGACGATTTCCGAGGACGAGCGTCCGTGGCTTGACCTTCTGGAAGGAAAGGGGTTCGGCGGAGCGGACACTTTCGTGAACGGGACAGACTGGGAAGTGCTGCTGGAGCAGTGCCCGCACGATGCTCCGGCCCTGCTGCACCGTGCCTTCATCAAGCATGCGCGCGGCGAGCTTGATGACGCCCGCGTCCTTTATCTCGCATCGCTTGAACTGGCGGAAACTGCCCAGGCACACCGTGGCGTCGCGCTGGCAGACCTCAGCCAGGGACGGACTGGCGAGGGCCTGGCGCAGTACGCCACCGCCTGTTCCCTGGAACCGGAGAGCAGCGCGCTGCTGGCCGAAGGACTCACCGCTTTCCTGGGGGCAGACGACGCACAGGGCGCCCTTGGCCTGCTCAGGCAGACCGGCCACCCGGCCACCCGGCAAGGGCGCATCGGCTTCCTTGAAGCAGCCGCCCTGGCGGGGGTCGGCAAGACTGAAGAGGCTGCTGCCCTGCTGAAGGCCGGACTGGAGGTGGCAGACCTGCGCGAGGGAGAGAACCCGATCCTGGATTTATGGCAGCAGGTCTGTCCCAATGAAGAGGTCCCTGCCCGCTACCAGTTCAGCATGGCCTGA
- a CDS encoding SemiSWEET family sugar transporter, with product MITLLGLLAGLLTTGCWFPQLLRSWRTRSTGDISWTYLAALTAGVGLWLLYGCLTADLAIICSNAVTLGALITLAVFKAVFDRDAGRLVPQKTEGADPT from the coding sequence ATGATCACCCTTCTTGGCCTGCTCGCCGGGCTGCTGACTACAGGCTGCTGGTTTCCCCAGCTCCTGCGTTCCTGGCGCACGCGCTCAACCGGTGACATCTCCTGGACGTACCTCGCTGCCCTGACCGCCGGCGTCGGCCTCTGGCTCCTGTACGGATGCCTGACTGCTGACCTGGCCATCATCTGCTCCAATGCGGTCACGCTGGGAGCCCTAATCACCCTCGCAGTCTTCAAGGCCGTGTTCGACCGCGACGCCGGCCGGCTGGTCCCGCAAAAAACAGAAGGAGCGGATCCCACATGA